A genomic segment from Rubrobacter tropicus encodes:
- a CDS encoding YfjI family protein — protein sequence MNTMLDPRIDVPQDEDKQDLREFPTEVFPTTVARFISEAAASTVVPPEMVGVPLLVGFASAIGASRVIEVHEDWHEPSTLYAAVIGDPGVKKSPATNKAFRFVEDQQKELRKAYRYERKKYESDTSDTSDANSKEEPKLERVLVDDTTVEGLAMVLDENRRGVLVHRDELSAWIRSMDQYKTGKGSDRQFWLSAWTNKYHSVDRKGQKEPIMLDRPCVSVYGGIQPEVLHEVRNGREDGLLDRFIFTYPEKMRSRWTEERISDQSKEAVREVYDTLRGLELNEDGQIPVKFDADAKHLYVQLYDQHQEEMEVPGFPTRLVGPWSKLEGYLARLTLVLSLVRSSHDGTPERIEIGDVLKANVLLDYFKDQTRKVYGEMFEQDPMDQLAIDVVKFVDAVGGRIKEEPTFIFQVLKSDYKPERSDELTKKLKKIAKRVPDLEVDHGTTANTGGRRWLSITLKNGVAAVAAVAGEPLTRAEASKGADLTQGTKLAIPDGSQSKEYVVELGTRLILYALDRQTHDWQCHTEAVKIMERRYDEAEKQRNGEVPF from the coding sequence ATGAATACAATGCTAGACCCACGTATTGACGTGCCACAAGACGAAGATAAGCAAGACCTCAGAGAGTTTCCGACAGAAGTATTCCCGACGACTGTAGCTAGATTCATAAGCGAAGCCGCAGCATCAACGGTAGTGCCGCCAGAGATGGTAGGCGTACCGCTCTTGGTAGGTTTTGCGAGTGCCATAGGAGCGAGCAGGGTTATTGAGGTACACGAAGATTGGCACGAACCATCAACGCTCTATGCCGCCGTGATAGGCGACCCAGGAGTTAAGAAGTCTCCCGCAACCAATAAGGCTTTCCGGTTCGTTGAGGACCAGCAGAAGGAACTACGGAAGGCGTACCGATACGAACGTAAGAAGTACGAGAGCGACACCAGCGACACCAGCGACGCCAATTCTAAAGAGGAACCGAAGCTAGAGAGGGTATTGGTTGACGATACCACCGTAGAAGGTCTGGCTATGGTTCTGGACGAGAACAGGCGTGGCGTGCTCGTACATCGTGATGAACTTAGCGCGTGGATTAGGAGCATGGACCAGTACAAGACAGGTAAAGGCTCAGACCGCCAATTCTGGCTATCTGCATGGACCAACAAATACCATTCCGTTGATAGGAAGGGTCAGAAGGAACCTATCATGTTGGATAGGCCATGCGTATCTGTATACGGTGGCATCCAACCAGAGGTACTACACGAAGTCAGGAACGGTAGAGAGGATGGTTTGCTAGATAGGTTCATCTTCACGTATCCCGAGAAGATGCGCAGCAGGTGGACGGAAGAGAGGATTTCGGACCAGTCAAAAGAAGCTGTTAGGGAAGTATACGATACTCTACGAGGTCTGGAACTGAACGAGGATGGTCAGATACCAGTCAAGTTTGATGCCGATGCCAAGCACCTTTACGTACAACTCTACGACCAGCATCAAGAAGAGATGGAAGTACCCGGATTTCCTACTCGTCTCGTTGGTCCGTGGTCAAAGCTAGAAGGCTACCTAGCACGTCTAACACTGGTGCTTAGTTTGGTCCGTTCTTCCCACGATGGTACGCCGGAGAGAATAGAGATTGGCGATGTACTGAAAGCTAATGTGCTACTGGATTACTTCAAGGACCAGACCCGTAAGGTTTATGGTGAGATGTTTGAGCAAGACCCGATGGACCAGCTTGCTATAGACGTGGTGAAATTCGTTGATGCTGTTGGTGGTCGCATCAAGGAAGAACCCACGTTCATATTCCAAGTGCTAAAGAGCGACTATAAACCAGAACGCTCAGATGAACTCACCAAGAAATTGAAGAAGATAGCCAAGCGCGTACCCGACCTTGAGGTAGACCACGGAACCACGGCCAATACTGGTGGTAGGCGTTGGCTTTCCATAACTCTGAAAAATGGCGTCGCTGCCGTCGCTGCCGTCGCTGGTGAGCCTCTGACGAGGGCAGAAGCCAGCAAGGGGGCAGATTTGACACAAGGCACGAAGCTAGCCATTCCAGACGGCAGCCAGTCAAAGGAATACGTGGTGGAACTCGGTACGCGGCTGATTCTCTATGCGCTCGACAGACAGACGCACGATTGGCAGTGTCATACCGAGGCCGTGAAGATTATGGAAAGACGTTACGACGAAGCAGAGAAGCAACGAAACGGCGAAGTGCCATTCTAG